TCTTACGAAGatacttttaaatttataatttttggtaaaatttTATGAATATTTAAGTCATTTTAACAAAAGAACTGCTTATCCACATTTTTACCAAGCATCATCACCTTATTTTCAGTTTCAACATCTTTATCAAAATGCAttttgcttatttataaaattaattttaacatttAAAGCTTATCAGCTATTTATAATACATTAATATTTCGTAACTATTACACACCTAGTTGCCggtctcttttttcttctttgtaagTTTAAAAATATCACTGATTATATGAATGGTGCAGGTGGTAAATCATGGAATACCAGAAAATTTGATGAAGGAAGTAATTGATGGGACTCAAGGATTTTTCAACATGAGAGAGGAAGAGAAGAAAGAGTTTGAAGGGAAGCATGTTTTGGATCCAATAAGGTGTGGTACCAGCTTCAATGCCTCTGAGGAGAAAGCTTTTTTTTGGAGGGACTATCTTAAGGTCTTTGTACATCCTAAATTTCACTCTCCTAGCAAACCCCAAGGATACAGGTACCTTCTTCCATCTAACAATATTtcaataaaaatttaagttgtataaagtataaaacCAATTTAAACGATCATCGTAGTTTAACCTATTATAACTTGTTAATTACAATTTTTATCAAGTTACcgattaattaataatcatcaTAAATATTTACTGTGATTATCTTTCTTATTGTGTAAAATATTTACATGTTAAGTACTTGATAGTACTAAAACTAGGTGTGTCAAATGAGTGGATTGGGTGAAATTTGGTTAGATCAAAATGAGTTGTGTCAATAAATGACCCGGCCGAAAGTTATTTGTGCTAAAATGAACTAAGAAACAGGTCATAACTCAACCCGCCTATTTTTTACTAAGTATTTAAATTTTCCTAAAGCTTTTTCCCCACCCTTTATTATGGGCTTATGGTTATATACAACATATCAACGaagcttttttaaaaaacattttgacAGTTTCTCATGGGTACTACGTTCAACCCATATTGTAGATGGGTTGAATTGGACGGATTAAAAGGCGAGCTAATATTCCGCCTAACTTCAATGAGTTGGATGATTCATGTTTTCATGAGTTAATTTAAACACTATTAATACCTCGGAAAGTAAATGATTATgagttcatttttatttatttatctcttTTGTTTTATAGTGATACTATGTCGGAGTATAGTGAGAAAACTCGAGAAGTAGCAAAAGGATTACTTGCAGGAATATCAGAAGGCTTAGGACTTGAAGAATGTTTCTTGGACAAAGCTCTAGACATGAAGTCAGGATTTCAGATATTCATTGCAAATTATTACCCACGTTGTCCTCAGCCTGAACTTGCACTTGGAATGCCACCTCATTCAGATCATGGACTTTTAACTCTTATTATTCAAAACCAAGTTGGAGGTCTACAAGTTCAACATCAAGGCAAATGGATTCATGTCAATGCTCTTCCAAATTCTCTCTTGGTCAATACTGGTGATCATCTTGAGGTAATTAAATTCcttttttattgaatttaagTTGTATGTACTATTGATCGGTAGACAATAGacataattaataaaattttaaaataggcACTAATTAGTATTCTGACAAAAATGGTACTCCTAAACTCTATACAAAAAAAGTAATTGGTTAAACTACCTGAATCGTGAAGGAATTTGTGTACTGTAAACTACATGAGCCAATGTGCCCTCAGAGTATGTGCATAGGACCAAATATGCTCTTTATATGGGTACAAATAAATTTAGGTCTCTTAGGATTATGACACATGTCAAGATCTGATGCGATTTGACTTATTAATCTTGTAATTAGGTTAAGTTGGGGAAcctttgaaaataagggcatATTTGAACCATGTATTTGACGATAAAGATATATATGAGCTAAAGGTATTAACAGATAAATATACTCAATTTCATATAGCACAAGGGCGCATTTGAACCTTTTCCGTTCATGATATAATCATACAAACTTCAAGCTCTATATCATATCACTTGTAGTGTAATTACAGATAAATGTATATGACAAGCATTAATCGATATAAAAATGATAACAACACTACTACATATAACAAGTTAAATTGTGCTGGTAGTCTAAAGAAAGTTTTAGACTATAGGTGCGTATAATTTAACTTCAATTAACATTTAGTAACAATGTGTCTTTCTATTGCTTTGGTAGATTTTCAGTAATGGCAAATACAAGAGCAA
This portion of the Lycium ferocissimum isolate CSIRO_LF1 chromosome 1, AGI_CSIRO_Lferr_CH_V1, whole genome shotgun sequence genome encodes:
- the LOC132057026 gene encoding 2-oxoglutarate-dependent dioxygenase 19-like, whose translation is MVQVVNHGIPENLMKEVIDGTQGFFNMREEEKKEFEGKHVLDPIRCGTSFNASEEKAFFWRDYLKVFVHPKFHSPSKPQGYSDTMSEYSEKTREVAKGLLAGISEGLGLEECFLDKALDMKSGFQIFIANYYPRCPQPELALGMPPHSDHGLLTLIIQNQVGGLQVQHQGKWIHVNALPNSLLVNTGDHLEIFSNGKYKSNVNRVVVNNTSPRISVAVAHGPSLEAIVSPACPLVQSESNPPAYIPMKYKDYMELQQINQLHQKSILEQVKILRN